One part of the Homo sapiens chromosome 19, GRCh38.p14 Primary Assembly genome encodes these proteins:
- the KLK11 gene encoding kallikrein-11 isoform 1 precursor (isoform 1 precursor is encoded by transcript variant 4), whose product MRILQLILLALATGLVGGETRIIKGFECKPHSQPWQAALFEKTRLLCGATLIAPRWLLTAAHCLKPRYIVHLGQHNLQKEEGCEQTRTATESFPHPGFNNSLPNKDHRNDIMLVKMASPVSITWAVRPLTLSSRCVTAGTSCLISGWGSTSSPQLRLPHTLRCANITIIEHQKCENAYPGNITDTMVCASVQEGGKDSCQGDSGGPLVCNQSLQGIISWGQDPCAITRKPGVYTKVCKYVDWIQETMKNN is encoded by the exons ATGAGGATTCTGCAGTTAATCCTGCTTGCTCTGGCAACAG GGCTTGTAGGGGGAGAGACCAGGATCATCAAGGGGTTCGAGTGCAAGCCTCACTCCCAGCCCTGGCAGGCAGCCCTGTTCGAGAAGACGCGGCTACTCTGTGGGGCGACGCTCATCGCCCCCAGATGGCTCCTGACAGCAGCCCACTGCCTCAAGCC ccgctaCATAGTTCACCTGGGGCAGCACAACCTCCAGAAGGAGGAGGGCTGTGAGCAGACCCGGACAGCCACTGAGTCCTTCCCCCACCCCGGCTTCAACAACAGCCTCCCCAACAAAGACCACCGCAATGACATCATGCTGGTGAAGATGGCATCGCCAGTCTCCATCACCTGGGCTGTGCGACCCCTCACCCTCTCCTCACGCTGTGTCACTGCTGGCACCAGCTGCCTCATTTCCGGCTGGGGCAGCACGTCCAGCCCCCAGT TACGCCTGCCTCACACCTTGCGATGCGCCAACATCACCATCATTGAGCACCAGAAGTGTGAGAACGCCTACCCCGGCAACATCACAGACACCATGGTGTGTGCCAGCGTGCAGGAAGGGGGCAAGGACTCCTGCCAG GGTGACTCCGGGGGCCCTCTGGTCTGTAACCAGTCTCTTCAAGGCATTATCTCCTGGGGCCAGGATCCGTGTGCGATCACCCGAAAGCCTGGTGTCTACACGAAAGTCTGCAAATATGTGGACTGGATCCAGGAGACGATGAAGAACAATTAG
- the KLK11 gene encoding kallikrein-11 isoform X2, whose translation MRILQLILLALATGLVGGETRIIKGFECKPHSQPWQAALFEKTRLLCGATLIAPRWLLTAAHCLKPWVSLTSPTHVSPDLSSSNYCLSHLSRYIVHLGQHNLQKEEGCEQTRTATESFPHPGFNNSLPNKDHRNDIMLVKMASPVSITWAVRPLTLSSRCVTAGTSCLISGWGSTSSPQLRLPHTLRCANITIIEHQKCENAYPGNITDTMVCASVQEGGKDSCQGDSGGPLVCNQSLQGIISWGQDPCAITRKPGVYTKVCKYVDWIQETMKNN comes from the exons ATGAGGATTCTGCAGTTAATCCTGCTTGCTCTGGCAACAG GGCTTGTAGGGGGAGAGACCAGGATCATCAAGGGGTTCGAGTGCAAGCCTCACTCCCAGCCCTGGCAGGCAGCCCTGTTCGAGAAGACGCGGCTACTCTGTGGGGCGACGCTCATCGCCCCCAGATGGCTCCTGACAGCAGCCCACTGCCTCAAGCCGTGG GTGTCACTCACCTCTCCCACCCATGTCTCCCCCGACCTTTCCTCCTCCAACTACTgtctctcccacctcagccgctaCATAGTTCACCTGGGGCAGCACAACCTCCAGAAGGAGGAGGGCTGTGAGCAGACCCGGACAGCCACTGAGTCCTTCCCCCACCCCGGCTTCAACAACAGCCTCCCCAACAAAGACCACCGCAATGACATCATGCTGGTGAAGATGGCATCGCCAGTCTCCATCACCTGGGCTGTGCGACCCCTCACCCTCTCCTCACGCTGTGTCACTGCTGGCACCAGCTGCCTCATTTCCGGCTGGGGCAGCACGTCCAGCCCCCAGT TACGCCTGCCTCACACCTTGCGATGCGCCAACATCACCATCATTGAGCACCAGAAGTGTGAGAACGCCTACCCCGGCAACATCACAGACACCATGGTGTGTGCCAGCGTGCAGGAAGGGGGCAAGGACTCCTGCCAG GGTGACTCCGGGGGCCCTCTGGTCTGTAACCAGTCTCTTCAAGGCATTATCTCCTGGGGCCAGGATCCGTGTGCGATCACCCGAAAGCCTGGTGTCTACACGAAAGTCTGCAAATATGTGGACTGGATCCAGGAGACGATGAAGAACAATTAG
- the KLK11 gene encoding kallikrein-11 isoform X3 has protein sequence MQRLRWLRDWKSSGRGLTAAKEPGARSSPLQAMRILQLILLALATVRLPHTLRCANITIIEHQKCENAYPGNITDTMVCASVQEGGKDSCQGDSGGPLVCNQSLQGIISWGQDPCAITRKPGVYTKVCKYVDWIQETMKNN, from the exons ATGCAGAGGTTGAGGTGGCTGCGGGACTGGAAGTCATCGGGCAGAGGTCTCACAGCAGCCA AGGAACCTGGGGCCCGCTCCTCCCCCCTCCAGGCCATGAGGATTCTGCAGTTAATCCTGCTTGCTCTGGCAACAG TACGCCTGCCTCACACCTTGCGATGCGCCAACATCACCATCATTGAGCACCAGAAGTGTGAGAACGCCTACCCCGGCAACATCACAGACACCATGGTGTGTGCCAGCGTGCAGGAAGGGGGCAAGGACTCCTGCCAG GGTGACTCCGGGGGCCCTCTGGTCTGTAACCAGTCTCTTCAAGGCATTATCTCCTGGGGCCAGGATCCGTGTGCGATCACCCGAAAGCCTGGTGTCTACACGAAAGTCTGCAAATATGTGGACTGGATCCAGGAGACGATGAAGAACAATTAG
- the KLK11 gene encoding kallikrein-11 isoform 2 precursor (isoform 2 precursor is encoded by transcript variant 2) yields MQRLRWLRDWKSSGRGLTAAKEPGARSSPLQAMRILQLILLALATGLVGGETRIIKGFECKPHSQPWQAALFEKTRLLCGATLIAPRWLLTAAHCLKPRYIVHLGQHNLQKEEGCEQTRTATESFPHPGFNNSLPNKDHRNDIMLVKMASPVSITWAVRPLTLSSRCVTAGTSCLISGWGSTSSPQLRLPHTLRCANITIIEHQKCENAYPGNITDTMVCASVQEGGKDSCQGDSGGPLVCNQSLQGIISWGQDPCAITRKPGVYTKVCKYVDWIQETMKNN; encoded by the exons ATGCAGAGGTTGAGGTGGCTGCGGGACTGGAAGTCATCGGGCAGAGGTCTCACAGCAGCCA AGGAACCTGGGGCCCGCTCCTCCCCCCTCCAGGCCATGAGGATTCTGCAGTTAATCCTGCTTGCTCTGGCAACAG GGCTTGTAGGGGGAGAGACCAGGATCATCAAGGGGTTCGAGTGCAAGCCTCACTCCCAGCCCTGGCAGGCAGCCCTGTTCGAGAAGACGCGGCTACTCTGTGGGGCGACGCTCATCGCCCCCAGATGGCTCCTGACAGCAGCCCACTGCCTCAAGCC ccgctaCATAGTTCACCTGGGGCAGCACAACCTCCAGAAGGAGGAGGGCTGTGAGCAGACCCGGACAGCCACTGAGTCCTTCCCCCACCCCGGCTTCAACAACAGCCTCCCCAACAAAGACCACCGCAATGACATCATGCTGGTGAAGATGGCATCGCCAGTCTCCATCACCTGGGCTGTGCGACCCCTCACCCTCTCCTCACGCTGTGTCACTGCTGGCACCAGCTGCCTCATTTCCGGCTGGGGCAGCACGTCCAGCCCCCAGT TACGCCTGCCTCACACCTTGCGATGCGCCAACATCACCATCATTGAGCACCAGAAGTGTGAGAACGCCTACCCCGGCAACATCACAGACACCATGGTGTGTGCCAGCGTGCAGGAAGGGGGCAAGGACTCCTGCCAG GGTGACTCCGGGGGCCCTCTGGTCTGTAACCAGTCTCTTCAAGGCATTATCTCCTGGGGCCAGGATCCGTGTGCGATCACCCGAAAGCCTGGTGTCTACACGAAAGTCTGCAAATATGTGGACTGGATCCAGGAGACGATGAAGAACAATTAG
- the KLK11 gene encoding kallikrein-11 isoform X1, which produces MQRLRWLRDWKSSGRGLTAAKEPGARSSPLQAMRILQLILLALATGLVGGETRIIKGFECKPHSQPWQAALFEKTRLLCGATLIAPRWLLTAAHCLKPWVSLTSPTHVSPDLSSSNYCLSHLSRYIVHLGQHNLQKEEGCEQTRTATESFPHPGFNNSLPNKDHRNDIMLVKMASPVSITWAVRPLTLSSRCVTAGTSCLISGWGSTSSPQLRLPHTLRCANITIIEHQKCENAYPGNITDTMVCASVQEGGKDSCQGDSGGPLVCNQSLQGIISWGQDPCAITRKPGVYTKVCKYVDWIQETMKNN; this is translated from the exons ATGCAGAGGTTGAGGTGGCTGCGGGACTGGAAGTCATCGGGCAGAGGTCTCACAGCAGCCA AGGAACCTGGGGCCCGCTCCTCCCCCCTCCAGGCCATGAGGATTCTGCAGTTAATCCTGCTTGCTCTGGCAACAG GGCTTGTAGGGGGAGAGACCAGGATCATCAAGGGGTTCGAGTGCAAGCCTCACTCCCAGCCCTGGCAGGCAGCCCTGTTCGAGAAGACGCGGCTACTCTGTGGGGCGACGCTCATCGCCCCCAGATGGCTCCTGACAGCAGCCCACTGCCTCAAGCCGTGG GTGTCACTCACCTCTCCCACCCATGTCTCCCCCGACCTTTCCTCCTCCAACTACTgtctctcccacctcagccgctaCATAGTTCACCTGGGGCAGCACAACCTCCAGAAGGAGGAGGGCTGTGAGCAGACCCGGACAGCCACTGAGTCCTTCCCCCACCCCGGCTTCAACAACAGCCTCCCCAACAAAGACCACCGCAATGACATCATGCTGGTGAAGATGGCATCGCCAGTCTCCATCACCTGGGCTGTGCGACCCCTCACCCTCTCCTCACGCTGTGTCACTGCTGGCACCAGCTGCCTCATTTCCGGCTGGGGCAGCACGTCCAGCCCCCAGT TACGCCTGCCTCACACCTTGCGATGCGCCAACATCACCATCATTGAGCACCAGAAGTGTGAGAACGCCTACCCCGGCAACATCACAGACACCATGGTGTGTGCCAGCGTGCAGGAAGGGGGCAAGGACTCCTGCCAG GGTGACTCCGGGGGCCCTCTGGTCTGTAACCAGTCTCTTCAAGGCATTATCTCCTGGGGCCAGGATCCGTGTGCGATCACCCGAAAGCCTGGTGTCTACACGAAAGTCTGCAAATATGTGGACTGGATCCAGGAGACGATGAAGAACAATTAG
- the KLK12 gene encoding kallikrein-12 isoform 1 precursor (isoform 1 precursor is encoded by transcript variant 1), producing MGLSIFLLLCVLGLSQAATPKIFNGTECGRNSQPWQVGLFEGTSLRCGGVLIDHRWVLTAAHCSGSRYWVRLGEHSLSQLDWTEQIRHSGFSVTHPGYLGASTSHEHDLRLLRLRLPVRVTSSVQPLPLPNDCATAGTECHVSGWGITNHPRNPFPDLLQCLNLSIVSHATCHGVYPGRITSNMVCAGGVPGQDACQGDSGGPLVCGGVLQGLVSWGSVGPCGQDGIPGVYTYICNSTLVGLGTSWNFNSCQPF from the exons ATGGGGCTCAGCATCTTTTTGCTCCTGTGTGTTCTTG GGCTCAGCCAGGCAGCCACACCGAAGATTTTCAATGGCACTGAGTGTGGGCGTAACTCACAGCCGTGGCAGGTGGGGCTGTTTGAGGGCACCAGCCTGCGCTGCGGGGGTGTCCTTATTGACCACAGGTGGGTCCTCACAGCGGCTCACTGCAGCGGCAG CAGGTACTGGGTGCGCCTGGGGGAACACAGCCTCAGCCAGCTCGACTGGACCGAGCAGATCCGGCACAGCGGCTTCTCTGTGACCCATCCCGGCTACCTGGGAGCCTCGACGAGCCACGAGCACGACCTCCGGCTGCTGCGGCTGCGCCTGCCCGTCCGCGTAACCAGCAGCGTTcaacccctgcccctgcccaatGACTGTGCAACCGCTGGCACCGAGTGCCACGTCTCAGGCTGGGGCATCACCAACCACCCACGGA ACCCATTCCCGGATCTGCTCCAGTGCCTCAACCTCTCCATCGTCTCCCATGCCACCTGCCATGGTGTGTATCCCGGGAGAATCACGAGCAACATGGTGTGTGCAGGCGGCGTCCCGGGGCAGGATGCCTGCCAG GGTGATTCTGGGGGCCCCCTGGTGTGTGGGGGAGTCCTTCAAGGTCTGGTGTCCTGGGGGTCTGTGGGGCCCTGTGGACAAGATGGCATCCCTGGAGTCTACACCTATATTTGCAA CTCCACTCTTGTTGGCCTGGGAACTTCTTGGAACTTTAACTCCTGCCAGCCCTTCTAA
- the KLK12 gene encoding kallikrein-12 isoform 4 (isoform 4 is encoded by transcript variant 5), with protein MALSVGVTHSRGRWGCLRAPACAAGVSLLTTGGSSQRLTAAADPFPDLLQCLNLSIVSHATCHGVYPGRITSNMVCAGGVPGQDACQGDSGGPLVCGGVLQGLVSWGSVGPCGQDGIPGVYTYICNSTLVGLGTSWNFNSCQPF; from the exons ATGGCACTGAGTGTGGGCGTAACTCACAGCCGTGGCAGGTGGGGCTGTTTGAGGGCACCAGCCTGCGCTGCGGGGGTGTCCTTATTGACCACAGGTGGGTCCTCACAGCGGCTCACTGCAGCGGCAG ACCCATTCCCGGATCTGCTCCAGTGCCTCAACCTCTCCATCGTCTCCCATGCCACCTGCCATGGTGTGTATCCCGGGAGAATCACGAGCAACATGGTGTGTGCAGGCGGCGTCCCGGGGCAGGATGCCTGCCAG GGTGATTCTGGGGGCCCCCTGGTGTGTGGGGGAGTCCTTCAAGGTCTGGTGTCCTGGGGGTCTGTGGGGCCCTGTGGACAAGATGGCATCCCTGGAGTCTACACCTATATTTGCAA CTCCACTCTTGTTGGCCTGGGAACTTCTTGGAACTTTAACTCCTGCCAGCCCTTCTAA
- the KLK12 gene encoding kallikrein-12 isoform 2 precursor (isoform 2 precursor is encoded by transcript variant 4): MGLSIFLLLCVLGLSQAATPKIFNGTECGRNSQPWQVGLFEGTSLRCGGVLIDHRWVLTAAHCSGSRYWVRLGEHSLSQLDWTEQIRHSGFSVTHPGYLGASTSHEHDLRLLRLRLPVRVTSSVQPLPLPNDCATAGTECHVSGWGITNHPRNPFPDLLQCLNLSIVSHATCHGVYPGRITSNMVCAGGVPGQDACQGDSGGPLVCGGVLQGLVSWGSVGPCGQDGIPGVYTYICKYVDWIRMIMRNN, encoded by the exons ATGGGGCTCAGCATCTTTTTGCTCCTGTGTGTTCTTG GGCTCAGCCAGGCAGCCACACCGAAGATTTTCAATGGCACTGAGTGTGGGCGTAACTCACAGCCGTGGCAGGTGGGGCTGTTTGAGGGCACCAGCCTGCGCTGCGGGGGTGTCCTTATTGACCACAGGTGGGTCCTCACAGCGGCTCACTGCAGCGGCAG CAGGTACTGGGTGCGCCTGGGGGAACACAGCCTCAGCCAGCTCGACTGGACCGAGCAGATCCGGCACAGCGGCTTCTCTGTGACCCATCCCGGCTACCTGGGAGCCTCGACGAGCCACGAGCACGACCTCCGGCTGCTGCGGCTGCGCCTGCCCGTCCGCGTAACCAGCAGCGTTcaacccctgcccctgcccaatGACTGTGCAACCGCTGGCACCGAGTGCCACGTCTCAGGCTGGGGCATCACCAACCACCCACGGA ACCCATTCCCGGATCTGCTCCAGTGCCTCAACCTCTCCATCGTCTCCCATGCCACCTGCCATGGTGTGTATCCCGGGAGAATCACGAGCAACATGGTGTGTGCAGGCGGCGTCCCGGGGCAGGATGCCTGCCAG GGTGATTCTGGGGGCCCCCTGGTGTGTGGGGGAGTCCTTCAAGGTCTGGTGTCCTGGGGGTCTGTGGGGCCCTGTGGACAAGATGGCATCCCTGGAGTCTACACCTATATTTGCAAGTATGTGGACTGGATCCGGATGATCATGAGGAACAACTGA
- the KLK12 gene encoding kallikrein-12 isoform 3 (isoform 3 is encoded by transcript variant 6), which yields MALSVGVTHSRGRWGCLRAPACAAGVSLLTTGGSSQRLTAAADPFPDLLQCLNLSIVSHATCHGVYPGRITSNMVCAGGVPGQDACQGDSGGPLVCGGVLQGLVSWGSVGPCGQDGIPGVYTYICKYVDWIRMIMRNN from the exons ATGGCACTGAGTGTGGGCGTAACTCACAGCCGTGGCAGGTGGGGCTGTTTGAGGGCACCAGCCTGCGCTGCGGGGGTGTCCTTATTGACCACAGGTGGGTCCTCACAGCGGCTCACTGCAGCGGCAG ACCCATTCCCGGATCTGCTCCAGTGCCTCAACCTCTCCATCGTCTCCCATGCCACCTGCCATGGTGTGTATCCCGGGAGAATCACGAGCAACATGGTGTGTGCAGGCGGCGTCCCGGGGCAGGATGCCTGCCAG GGTGATTCTGGGGGCCCCCTGGTGTGTGGGGGAGTCCTTCAAGGTCTGGTGTCCTGGGGGTCTGTGGGGCCCTGTGGACAAGATGGCATCCCTGGAGTCTACACCTATATTTGCAAGTATGTGGACTGGATCCGGATGATCATGAGGAACAACTGA